In a single window of the Halomicroarcula saliterrae genome:
- a CDS encoding L-aspartate oxidase has translation MRDRLQTAGATAESDETIDYETVSVPVLVVGAGAAGARVAIALADRGVEPLVIGKSDHGDAHTTWAAGGINAALGSLDPEDDWTIHAADTFDEGHYINDPEAVELTAKHMPDRIRELADWGMPFDRTEDGKINQRYFGAQSFRRTCFVGDRTGEAMLDTLVAKARDMEIPYRDNVMVTRLLTDGDRVAGALGFDMESGEFLLFRSDHVVLAAGGSSALYTRHSSREDENNGDGPALAMGAGARLVDIEFVQFHPTGMVGDRYGDEWDGRLVTEAVRGEGGRLFNSEGERFMERYSPDQMELDARDVVARAIAQEIREGRGTEHGGVYLDISHRDDEYIRDRLPSMVERFGSLGVDITEEPMEVAPTAHYSMGGVDIDFSTGETGVDGLYAVGETVAGVHGANRLGGNSLAETVAIGKLVGEHVAERADDEPPTLTDGQRALAEREFSALAELEASDGGATPRALLTELGEILWHHAGILRDESSLREGLAELDALRSRTTDLRVEGDRTSRAFEFAVDLSFSLPIAQAMLEAALERTESRGAHYRTDYTGTDADWRKNILVSEGTAGLSLRSRGVAEPGPEVQEALDNGYELDYHHLE, from the coding sequence ATGCGAGACCGACTGCAGACCGCCGGAGCGACGGCTGAGAGCGACGAGACCATCGACTACGAGACCGTGTCGGTTCCGGTACTGGTCGTCGGTGCGGGCGCCGCGGGTGCCCGCGTCGCAATCGCGCTCGCAGACCGGGGCGTCGAACCGCTGGTCATCGGCAAGAGCGACCACGGTGACGCCCACACCACGTGGGCGGCCGGCGGTATCAACGCCGCACTTGGGTCGCTCGACCCCGAAGACGACTGGACTATCCACGCGGCCGACACGTTCGACGAGGGCCACTACATCAACGACCCCGAGGCGGTGGAGCTGACGGCGAAACACATGCCCGACCGCATCCGCGAGCTGGCCGACTGGGGGATGCCGTTCGACCGGACCGAGGACGGGAAGATAAACCAGCGCTACTTCGGTGCCCAGTCGTTTCGCCGGACCTGCTTCGTGGGCGACCGGACCGGCGAAGCAATGCTCGACACGCTCGTCGCGAAAGCCCGGGACATGGAGATTCCCTACCGGGACAACGTGATGGTGACCCGCCTGCTGACCGACGGTGACCGCGTCGCCGGGGCCCTCGGCTTCGACATGGAGTCCGGTGAGTTTCTGCTCTTTCGCTCGGACCACGTAGTGCTCGCGGCCGGGGGGTCGTCGGCGCTGTACACTCGCCACTCCTCCCGGGAGGACGAGAACAACGGCGACGGGCCGGCGCTGGCGATGGGGGCCGGCGCGCGGCTCGTGGACATCGAGTTCGTCCAGTTCCACCCGACCGGCATGGTCGGCGACCGCTACGGCGACGAGTGGGACGGCAGACTCGTCACCGAGGCCGTCCGGGGCGAGGGCGGCCGGCTGTTCAACAGCGAGGGCGAGCGGTTCATGGAGCGGTACTCGCCCGACCAGATGGAGCTGGACGCCCGCGACGTCGTCGCTCGCGCCATCGCACAGGAGATACGCGAGGGACGGGGCACCGAGCACGGCGGCGTCTATCTGGACATCTCCCACCGCGACGACGAGTACATCAGGGACCGGCTCCCGAGCATGGTCGAGCGGTTCGGGTCGCTCGGGGTGGATATCACCGAGGAACCGATGGAGGTGGCGCCGACCGCCCACTACTCGATGGGCGGAGTCGACATCGACTTCTCGACCGGCGAGACCGGCGTCGACGGGCTCTACGCCGTCGGCGAGACGGTCGCGGGGGTCCACGGCGCGAACCGCCTCGGGGGGAACTCGCTGGCCGAGACGGTCGCCATCGGCAAGCTCGTCGGCGAACACGTCGCCGAGCGCGCCGACGACGAGCCCCCGACGCTCACCGACGGCCAGCGCGCCCTCGCCGAGCGGGAGTTCAGCGCGCTGGCCGAGCTCGAAGCCAGCGACGGCGGCGCGACGCCACGGGCGTTGCTGACCGAACTCGGGGAGATTCTCTGGCACCACGCCGGCATCCTCCGGGACGAGTCGTCGCTCCGCGAGGGACTGGCCGAACTCGACGCGCTCCGGTCGCGGACGACGGACCTGCGTGTCGAGGGCGACCGGACGAGCAGGGCGTTCGAGTTCGCCGTCGACCTCTCCTTTAGCCTCCCGATCGCCCAGGCCATGCTGGAGGCGGCGCTCGAACGGACCGAATCCCGCGGCGCGCACTACCGGACGGACTACACCGGAACCGACGCCGACTGGCGCAAGAACATCCTCGTCAGCGAGGGGACGGCGGGCCTCTCCCTGCGGAGCCGCGGCGTGGCCGAACCCGGTCCCGAGGTCCAGGAAGCCCTGGACAACGGCTACGAGCTGGACTACCACCACCTCGAATAA
- a CDS encoding DUF5658 family protein has protein sequence MALVSTAEADDALLTVRRERRMTRTHLVLWAVILATTVADILLTMVGLAAGYREGNAVVAALLAEFGLVGLWLVKFGAMVWLVCGWLLLDDRNAAVFLALFGAVTGAAVVSNALLLFA, from the coding sequence ATGGCGCTGGTGTCCACCGCCGAGGCAGACGACGCGCTGTTGACAGTGCGCCGGGAGCGACGGATGACGCGGACTCACCTCGTTCTCTGGGCCGTCATCCTCGCGACGACGGTCGCCGACATCCTCCTGACGATGGTCGGGCTGGCCGCGGGCTACCGCGAGGGGAACGCCGTCGTCGCGGCGCTACTCGCGGAGTTCGGGCTGGTGGGTCTGTGGCTCGTGAAGTTCGGCGCGATGGTGTGGCTGGTCTGTGGGTGGCTGCTGCTCGACGACCGGAACGCGGCCGTCTTCCTCGCGCTTTTCGGGGCTGTCACCGGCGCGGCCGTCGTCTCGAACGCGCTGTTGCTGTTCGCCTGA
- a CDS encoding translation initiation factor IF-2 subunit beta, translated as MNYESALDRAYDVLPDQPREAGERLSIPDPEGQTDGAFTRLTNLEAIADALSRDAQHLHSSIQREFGTNGQFDGGEARYNGSFDVADFEAAVDAYVAEYVTCSECGLPDTVLKTEDGVDMLRCQACGAFRPVSKGASNTTQQNTPTLEEGETYEVKITGTGREGDGVAEKGKYTIFVSGAREGQVVNAYIESISGTLAFGRVQ; from the coding sequence ATGAACTACGAATCCGCACTCGACAGAGCGTACGACGTACTCCCGGACCAGCCCCGGGAGGCCGGTGAGCGCCTCTCCATCCCGGACCCGGAGGGCCAGACGGACGGCGCGTTCACACGCCTGACGAACCTCGAAGCCATCGCCGACGCGCTCTCGCGTGACGCCCAGCACCTCCACAGCTCCATCCAGCGGGAGTTCGGGACCAACGGCCAGTTCGACGGCGGGGAGGCCCGCTACAACGGCTCGTTCGACGTCGCCGACTTCGAGGCCGCCGTCGACGCCTACGTCGCCGAGTACGTCACCTGCTCGGAGTGTGGCCTGCCCGACACCGTCCTCAAGACCGAAGACGGCGTGGACATGCTCCGCTGTCAGGCCTGTGGTGCCTTCCGCCCGGTCTCGAAGGGCGCGAGCAACACGACCCAGCAGAACACCCCGACCCTCGAAGAGGGCGAGACCTACGAGGTCAAGATCACCGGCACCGGCCGCGAGGGCGACGGCGTCGCCGAGAAGGGCAAGTACACCATCTTCGTCTCGGGCGCCCGCGAAGGGCAGGTCGTCAACGCCTACATCGAATCTATCAGCGGTACGCTGGCGTTCGGTCGCGTCCAGTAG
- a CDS encoding SOS response-associated peptidase, with amino-acid sequence MCGRYSLFAPPGEIEARFDATFDFDFEARYNAAPSQSLPVITDGDPDTIQRMEWGLIPSFADDRTDHGYINARAETLGQKRSFADAYDSRRCLVPADGMYEWVEEGAGKQPYRVALPDDELFAMAGLYERWEPPQRQTGLGEFGESAGDDSGGQDEVVETFTIVTTEPNDTVGDLHHRMAVILDPEEESMWLTGDRDTVEGLLDPYGGPMRTYPVSTAVNSPSNDSPGIIEEIEL; translated from the coding sequence ATGTGTGGTCGCTACAGCCTCTTCGCGCCGCCCGGGGAGATCGAGGCCCGCTTCGACGCGACGTTCGATTTCGACTTCGAGGCCCGCTACAACGCCGCGCCCAGCCAGTCCCTGCCGGTCATCACCGACGGTGACCCGGACACCATCCAGCGCATGGAGTGGGGACTGATTCCGTCGTTCGCCGACGACAGGACGGACCACGGCTACATCAACGCCCGCGCCGAGACGCTGGGTCAGAAGCGCTCGTTCGCCGACGCCTACGACTCCCGCAGATGTCTCGTGCCGGCCGACGGGATGTACGAGTGGGTCGAGGAGGGCGCGGGCAAACAGCCCTACCGCGTGGCATTGCCCGACGACGAACTCTTCGCGATGGCCGGGCTCTACGAGCGATGGGAGCCGCCACAGCGCCAGACCGGGCTCGGGGAGTTCGGCGAGAGCGCGGGCGACGACAGCGGCGGACAGGACGAGGTCGTCGAGACGTTCACCATCGTCACCACCGAGCCAAACGACACCGTCGGGGACCTCCATCACCGGATGGCCGTTATTCTCGACCCCGAGGAGGAGTCGATGTGGCTGACCGGCGACAGGGACACGGTCGAAGGGCTTCTCGACCCCTACGGCGGCCCGATGCGAACCTACCCCGTCTCGACGGCCGTCAACAGCCCCAGTAACGACTCGCCGGGGATTATAGAAGAGATAGAGCTGTAG